ACATCCTaatcccctctcccctccagcaGGACGTCCTGGGTAGGGCTGGTGTGTTCACTCAGTACTCCAAAAAGAAGAAGGCCATGACGGTCGGGGAGTATCGTGACCTGGCGAAGAGTGGTAAATATCAGGCACCACCACACGCAGATTTTGACGATTTGGagagaaaattctggaaaaccCGGCTCTACAGTTCACCAATCTATGGCGCTGACGTCAACGGCTCCTTATTTGCTAAAAACACCAAGCAGTGGAACCTCAGACACCTGGGAACCATTCAGgatctgctggagcaggagtgtGGGGTGGTCATCGAAGGCGTCAACACACCCTACCTGTACTTCGGGATGTGGAAGACCACGTTTGCGTGGCACACGGAGGACATGGACTTGTACAGTATCAACTATGTGCACTTCGGGGAGCCCAAAACATGGTATGCAGTGCCCCCGGAGCATGGCTGGCGCCTGGAACACCTGGCCAAGGAGCTCTTCCCGGCTAGTGCCCACAGCTGTGGGGCCTTCCTGCGGCACAAGGTGGCCCTCATCTCTCCCACTGTCCTCAGGGACAACAGGATCCCCTTCAGTCGGGTCACGCAGGAGGCTGGCGAGTTCATAGTGACATTTCCGTACGGGTACCACGCTGGCTTCAACCACGGCTTCAACTGCGCGGAGGCCATCAACTTTGCCATGCCGCGCTGGATTGATTACGGCAAAGCGGCCTCTCAGTGCAGCTGCGGGGAGGCCAGGGTCAGCTTTCCCATTGATGTCTTCGTGCGCACCCTGCAGCCCGAGCGCTATGAGCTCTGGAAGCGCGGGCAGGACCGGAAGGCAGTGAACCATGTGGCACCTGCAGCAATGGGCAGCCAAGAGCTGGGCACCTGGAAGGAGTTGTGGGCAACCAGGAGAGCCGCACTGGGCCTCCGGGACCTGCTGCCCCGCCGCTCACTGAGCCCTGCCAGGCATGTGGCTGTGGGGCGAGGGGGTCACCGCCGTGCCCCTAGGCTGCCCGCATCTCGGCGCCATGTGCAGGCCTCTGTTCCTCCCTCTGTGGCTCAGGGCAGGGATGCCACTTGTCGGTCCGTGGAGCGTGGCTCAGCCCTGCTGACAACCCAGGACCCATCTGACCTGGGTCTCCACCCAACTGGCAGGCGTGGTCCTGGCCGTCGTCCTCGGGAGCAGGGGACTCAGGAGCTGACTGACCAGGCCCCGGCCAAGAAGCGCCTCTTGCTCAGCACAGCATGCGCAGCTCAGGATCCTGATGTTCAGGCCCTTTCTTCAGGTGGACCCTCACTGGATAACTCTGCACCACAGAGTCCTGCATCCCTGCATTCTGCTAAGGCTTCTGGGTGCTGCAGTTTCCCTGCACCCTAACCCAGGGGGACATTTTGGTAGCCCGCTTCTCTTACACTTGGAGGCTCCCTAAGTGTGGGCACGTGTACACCTCAGAGCCTTCACAACCTGCGGTGCTGCCATGGGACCTGCTGAGTCCACATTATTGATGACAAACAGCTTATTCTTCCTCCCAGACACCATTATCTCTTTTGACACTGCTGCCAATGAAGTTTCATCCACTGGATGCTTGTCTTTGCAAGTGGTGGTAGAGCAGCTTCTTCAAAGCAACtctattcaaggtcttttttaCTTCATGTCAACACCCTCAATTTGGAACACTCTTCTCAATAAAAAATCCCCATATCCAGCTGTTTCTTCATGTCTGATGAATTTTTGCCATACTCAATCTTGGAAAAGCAAAGAACattcataatgaaaattatataaagataGAATGACCTTTGTTCTTACTGCCATGATCTtccaggcctcatttgttcttctttttccaatttagactattcatttggggttgttcttccttctttaattatgcctggattgctatatactttcctcttaagactgcttttgctgcatctcacagaagttggggttttgtgttgttgttgtcatttgtttccatatattgcttgatctctattttaatttggtcattgatccattgattatttaggagcatgttgttaagcctccatgtgtttgtgagcctttttgctttctttctacaatgtatttctagttttatacctttgtgttctgaaaagttggttggtaggatttcaatcttttttaatttactgaggctctttttgtggcctagtatgtggtctattctggagaatgttccatgtgcacttgagaagaatgcatatcctgttgcttttggatgtagatttctatagatgtctatt
This portion of the Manis javanica isolate MJ-LG chromosome 6, MJ_LKY, whole genome shotgun sequence genome encodes:
- the LOC140843011 gene encoding lysine-specific demethylase 4D-like, which translates into the protein MMSQANCAQNPSCRIMTFYPTEEEFNDFEKYIIYMESQGAHRAGVAKIIPPKGWEARKTYDDIGDILIPSPLQQDVLGRAGVFTQYSKKKKAMTVGEYRDLAKSGKYQAPPHADFDDLERKFWKTRLYSSPIYGADVNGSLFAKNTKQWNLRHLGTIQDLLEQECGVVIEGVNTPYLYFGMWKTTFAWHTEDMDLYSINYVHFGEPKTWYAVPPEHGWRLEHLAKELFPASAHSCGAFLRHKVALISPTVLRDNRIPFSRVTQEAGEFIVTFPYGYHAGFNHGFNCAEAINFAMPRWIDYGKAASQCSCGEARVSFPIDVFVRTLQPERYELWKRGQDRKAVNHVAPAAMGSQELGTWKELWATRRAALGLRDLLPRRSLSPARHVAVGRGGHRRAPRLPASRRHVQASVPPSVAQGRDATCRSVERGSALLTTQDPSDLGLHPTGRRGPGRRPREQGTQELTDQAPAKKRLLLSTACAAQDPDVQALSSGGPSLDNSAPQSPASLHSAKASGCCSFPAP